One Phaseolus vulgaris cultivar G19833 chromosome 11, P. vulgaris v2.0, whole genome shotgun sequence genomic window carries:
- the LOC137826005 gene encoding ATP-dependent Clp protease proteolytic subunit 2, mitochondrial: MRGFVRSSNSLVTKLLFHGRNVQSQCSTRSYSLIPMVIEHSSRGERAYDIFSRLLKERIICINGPISDDTSHVVVAQLLFLESENPSKPINMYINSPGGAVTAGLAIYDTMQYIKSPVNTVCMGQAASMGSLLLAAGAPGERRALPNATIMIHQPSGGFSGQAKNIAVHAKQIVRVWDSLNELYAKHTGKSVDVIQSNMDADNFMTPQEAKEFGIIDEVIDQRPIALVSDAVGNEEKDKGSK; this comes from the exons ATGAGAGGTTTTGTCCGAAGCTCGAACTCGTTGGTGACGAAGTTGTTGTTCCATGGAAGGAACGTTCAATCCCAATGCAGTACTCGTTCGTACAGTCTCATCCCAATGGTGATTGAGCACTCTTCCCGAGGAGAGAGGGCTTACGACATCTTCTCGCGCCTCCTCAAGGAGCGCATTATCTGCATCAATGGACCCATCTCCGACGACACTTCTCACGTCGTCGTTGCGCAGCTCCTCTTCCTCGAATCCGAAAACCCTTCCAAACCCATTAACATGTACATCAACTCCCCCGGTGGTGCCGTCACCGCAG GGCTTGCTATTTATGATACTATGCAGTATATTAAGTCTCCGGTCAATACCGTATGTATGGGTCAAGCTGCATCCATGGGTTCTCTCCTATTGGCTGCGGGTGCCCCGGGTGAGAGGCGGGCTCTTCCAAATGCAACAATCATGATTCACCAGCCTTCTGGTGGTTTTAGTGGTCAGGCAAAGAATATTGCGGTTCACGCCAAGCAGATTGTTCGGGTTTGGGATTCTTTGAATGAGTTGTATGCCAAGCACACGGGGAAGTCGGTTGACGTCATCCAGTCAAATATGGACGCAGATAACTTCATGACCCCACAGGAGGCTAAAGAGTTTGGGATCATTGACGAGGTTATTGATCAGAGACCTATTGCTTTGGTTTCTGATGCTGTTGGCAATGAAGAGAAAGACAAAGGTTCCAAATAG